In one Capricornis sumatraensis isolate serow.1 chromosome 1, serow.2, whole genome shotgun sequence genomic region, the following are encoded:
- the LOC138078586 gene encoding keratin-associated protein 10-8-like, translated as MASSALSVCSSDLSYSSRVCLPGSCDSYTGSSWQVDDCPESCCEPPCCAPSCCTPAPRLTLLCAPVSCESSACCQPACSSSCPALCCQQSSCQPSCCTSSPCQQACSEPVCCRPVCCTPVCCTPVCCRPIYCRPVCCTPLCCRPVCCRPLCCRPVCCESSPYSASLCCQPNPCSSVSCSPSSSVSLLCRPVCRSTCCVPTSSCQPSCCRRASCVSLLCRPACSRPACCVRTSAPEPSC; from the coding sequence ATGGCTTCCTCTGCCCTGTCTGTCTGCTCCAGTGACCTGAGCTACAGCAGTCGGGTCTGCCTGCCCGGGTCCTGTGACTCCTACACCGGCTCCTCCTGGCAGGTGGATGACTGTCCAGAGAGCTGCTGCGAGCCCCCCTGCTGTGCCCCCAGCTGCTGCACCCCGGCCCCCCGCCTGACCCTCCTCTGCGCCCCTGTGAGCTGTGAATCCAGCGCCTGCTGCCAGCCAGCCTGCAGCAGCTCCTGCCCAGCCTTGTGCTGCCAGCAGTCTAGCTGCCAGCCCTCCTGCTGCACCTCTTCCCCCTGCCAGCAGGCCTGCTCTGAGCCTGTCTGCTGCAGGCCTGTCTGCTGCACACCCGTCTGCTGCACGCCAGTCTGCTGCAGGCCCATCTACTGCAGGCCCGTCTGTTGCACACCCCTCTGCTGCAGGCCCGTCTGCTGCAGGCCCCTCTGCTGCAGGCCCGTCTGCTGTGAGTCCTCCCCCTACTCAGCCTCCTTGTGCTGCCAGCCCAACCCCTGCTCCTCGGTCAGTTGCAGTCCCTCCTCCTCCGTGTCCCTCCTCTGCCGTCCTGTGTGCCGCTCCACATGCTGCGTGCCCACCTCCTCCTGCCAGCCCAGCTGCTGCCGCCGGGCCTCCTGTGTGTCCCTGCTCTGCCGGCCCGCGTGCTCCCGCCCTGCTTGCTGTGTCCGAACCTCGGCCCCAGAGCCCAGTTGCTGA